A genomic segment from Pseudomonas sessilinigenes encodes:
- a CDS encoding M48 family metallopeptidase — MKKSLVVCALGAAVLLSGCETVNTTNAGVVGVDRKQSMFSMVSSAEVNQSYAQSYQETLSEASNQGALDKNSANAKRLQVIANRLIAQAPNFRPDCAQWKWEVNLIKSDELNANCGPGGKIIFYSGLIEKLKLTDDEIAAVMGHEIAHALREHGREAMSKQYALGAGKQIATLFGVSQQAVALGDNGVNLLMTLPNSRENENEADLIGLELAARAGYNPNAAITLWNKMGQAAGGSAPPEFMSTHPASTSRIASLQAAIPKVMPLYQQAKKS, encoded by the coding sequence ATGAAGAAATCATTGGTTGTATGTGCACTGGGCGCCGCTGTGCTGCTCAGTGGTTGTGAAACGGTCAACACCACCAACGCCGGCGTGGTGGGCGTGGATCGCAAGCAGTCCATGTTCAGCATGGTGTCCAGTGCCGAGGTCAACCAGTCGTACGCCCAGTCGTACCAGGAGACCCTGAGCGAGGCCAGCAACCAGGGCGCGCTGGACAAGAACAGCGCCAACGCCAAGCGCCTGCAGGTCATCGCCAACCGCCTGATTGCCCAGGCCCCGAACTTCCGTCCGGATTGCGCGCAGTGGAAGTGGGAAGTCAACCTGATCAAGAGCGACGAACTCAACGCCAACTGCGGTCCTGGCGGCAAGATCATTTTCTATTCCGGCCTGATCGAGAAGCTGAAGCTGACCGACGATGAAATCGCCGCGGTGATGGGGCATGAAATCGCCCACGCCCTGCGTGAGCATGGTCGCGAGGCGATGTCCAAGCAGTACGCGCTGGGTGCCGGCAAGCAGATCGCTACCCTGTTCGGGGTTTCCCAGCAGGCAGTTGCCCTGGGTGACAACGGCGTCAACCTGCTGATGACCCTGCCTAACAGTCGCGAGAATGAAAACGAAGCCGACCTGATCGGCCTGGAGCTGGCAGCTCGCGCCGGCTACAACCCGAACGCGGCCATTACCCTGTGGAACAAGATGGGCCAGGCCGCCGGCGGTTCTGCGCCACCGGAATTCATGAGCACCCACCCGGCGTCCACCAGCCGTATCGCTTCGTTGCAGGCGGCGATTCCCAAGGTGATGCCGCTGTACCAGCAGGCCAAGAAGTCCTGA
- a CDS encoding TMEM165/GDT1 family protein, which produces MLDSLLVPTAIVALAEIGDKTQLLALILAARFRKPWPIIAGIVAATLANHAAAGAVGAWFGSFFSDTTLHWILAASFAATALWTLVPDKMDDDEATTARKFGPFLTTLIAFFLAEIGDKTQVATVMLAAQYPELWLVIIGTTLGMLIANVPVVLAGNFAADKLPLTLIRRLAASAFFILAAVAVYKAMQSSGWV; this is translated from the coding sequence ATGCTGGATTCTCTGCTCGTTCCCACCGCAATCGTTGCCTTGGCCGAAATCGGCGACAAGACGCAACTGCTCGCCTTGATTCTCGCTGCACGCTTTCGCAAACCCTGGCCGATCATCGCCGGCATTGTCGCCGCGACCCTGGCCAACCATGCGGCTGCCGGGGCGGTAGGCGCCTGGTTCGGCAGTTTCTTCTCGGACACGACCCTGCACTGGATTCTTGCGGCCAGCTTCGCTGCCACTGCGCTGTGGACACTGGTGCCGGACAAGATGGACGACGATGAAGCCACTACGGCACGCAAGTTCGGCCCGTTCCTCACCACCCTGATCGCCTTCTTCCTGGCCGAGATCGGCGACAAGACCCAAGTCGCCACGGTCATGCTGGCTGCGCAGTATCCAGAGTTGTGGCTGGTGATCATCGGCACCACCCTGGGCATGCTGATCGCCAACGTGCCGGTGGTACTGGCGGGTAACTTCGCCGCGGACAAACTGCCCCTGACCCTGATCCGTCGCCTGGCGGCGTCGGCGTTCTTCATCCTCGCCGCAGTGGCGGTGTACAAGGCCATGCAGAGCAGCGGCTGGGTATAA
- a CDS encoding class I SAM-dependent methyltransferase translates to MDIRSEILLRQTELFQGSLLLAGLSADDLLGRLPAARGWCWHAGDQAALQARFPGRSHFGVTAPDDAFDSAVLFLPKSKDLAQYLLNALASRLAGRELYLVGEKRSGVESVAKQLAAFGKPRKLDSARHCQLWQVTVSNAPEPVALESLAQEYQLPLAEGPLTVISLPGVFSHGRLDRGTALLLEHLDHLPPGHLLDFGCGAGVLGATVKRRYPDNQVTLLDVDAFAAASSRLTLAANGLEAEVLTGDGIDAAPGELDGILTNPPFHTGVHTDYQATENLLRKARQHLRKGGELRVVANSFLRYQPLIEEHLGPCAIKAEGDGFRIYRAKRG, encoded by the coding sequence ATGGACATACGCAGTGAAATACTCCTACGCCAGACTGAGTTGTTCCAGGGCTCACTGTTGCTGGCCGGCCTGAGTGCCGATGATCTGCTCGGCCGCCTACCCGCAGCCCGGGGCTGGTGCTGGCATGCCGGTGACCAGGCCGCGCTGCAGGCGCGCTTCCCGGGACGCAGCCACTTCGGCGTGACCGCGCCAGACGACGCGTTCGACAGCGCGGTGCTGTTCCTGCCCAAGTCCAAGGACCTGGCCCAATACCTGCTCAATGCCCTGGCTTCGCGCCTGGCCGGGCGCGAGCTGTACCTGGTTGGGGAAAAACGCAGCGGTGTGGAAAGCGTCGCCAAACAGCTCGCGGCCTTCGGCAAGCCACGCAAGCTCGACAGCGCCCGGCATTGCCAGTTGTGGCAAGTCACGGTCAGCAACGCCCCCGAACCCGTGGCGCTGGAAAGCCTGGCCCAGGAATACCAACTGCCACTGGCCGAGGGCCCGTTGACAGTCATCAGCCTGCCCGGGGTGTTCAGCCACGGGCGCCTGGATCGGGGCACTGCCCTGCTGTTGGAGCACCTGGACCATCTGCCCCCAGGGCACCTGCTGGACTTCGGCTGCGGCGCTGGCGTACTGGGAGCCACGGTCAAGCGCCGCTACCCGGACAACCAGGTGACCCTGCTGGACGTGGACGCCTTCGCCGCCGCCAGCAGTCGCCTGACCCTGGCTGCCAATGGCCTGGAGGCCGAAGTCCTGACCGGTGACGGCATCGATGCTGCCCCCGGGGAGCTGGACGGCATCCTGACCAATCCGCCGTTCCATACCGGGGTCCATACCGACTACCAGGCCACGGAAAATCTGCTGCGAAAAGCCAGGCAACATCTTAGAAAAGGTGGCGAACTTCGAGTAGTTGCCAACAGCTTCCTGCGCTACCAACCACTGATCGAGGAGCATCTGGGACCTTGCGCGATCAAGGCCGAAGGCGATGGTTTCCGCATTTACCGGGCCAAACGCGGCTGA
- a CDS encoding 2-hydroxyacid dehydrogenase: MTDNRRAVFLDHRSLDLGDLDLGALHDSFSPLQLHAYTLPEQVAERLQGAQVAISNKVALTAQTLAACPDLRLILVTATGTNNVDLEAARRQGITVSNCQGYGTPSVAQHTLMLLLNLATRVADYQQAVAAGRWQQAKQFCLLDFPIMELAGKTLGLLGHGELGGAVARLAEAFGMRVVLGQIPGRPARADRLPLDELLPQVDALTLHCPLNEHTRHFIGARELALLKPGALVVNTARGGLIDEQALADALRSGHLGGAATDVLSVEPPVNGNPLLEADIPRLIVTPHNAWGSREARQRIVGQVLENARAFFNGEPLRVVN; encoded by the coding sequence ATGACCGACAATCGCCGCGCCGTATTTCTCGATCACCGCTCGCTGGACCTGGGCGACCTGGACCTGGGAGCGCTGCACGACAGTTTCAGCCCCCTGCAATTGCATGCCTACACGCTCCCGGAGCAGGTAGCCGAGCGCTTGCAGGGCGCCCAGGTCGCCATCAGCAACAAGGTCGCCCTCACTGCCCAGACCCTCGCCGCCTGCCCTGACCTGCGGTTGATCCTGGTGACGGCGACAGGCACCAACAATGTCGACCTGGAGGCGGCACGGCGCCAAGGCATCACCGTCAGCAATTGCCAGGGCTATGGCACGCCATCGGTGGCCCAGCACACCCTGATGCTGCTGCTCAACCTGGCGACCCGAGTCGCCGACTATCAACAGGCCGTGGCCGCCGGGCGCTGGCAGCAAGCCAAGCAGTTCTGCCTGCTGGACTTCCCGATCATGGAACTGGCGGGCAAGACCCTGGGCCTGCTGGGCCACGGCGAATTGGGTGGCGCCGTAGCTCGCCTGGCCGAGGCCTTCGGCATGCGGGTGGTCCTGGGACAGATTCCGGGACGCCCGGCCCGCGCCGACCGCCTGCCCCTGGATGAACTGCTGCCCCAGGTGGATGCCCTGACCCTGCACTGCCCGCTGAACGAACACACCCGCCACTTCATCGGCGCCCGGGAACTGGCCCTGCTCAAGCCCGGGGCCCTGGTGGTCAACACCGCCCGAGGCGGGCTGATCGATGAACAGGCCCTGGCCGACGCACTGCGCAGCGGTCACCTGGGAGGAGCCGCTACGGACGTCCTGAGCGTCGAGCCACCGGTCAACGGCAACCCCTTGCTGGAAGCCGATATCCCACGCCTGATCGTCACGCCCCACAATGCCTGGGGCAGCCGCGAGGCACGCCAGCGCATCGTCGGCCAAGTACTGGAAAATGCCCGGGCCTTCTTCAACGGTGAACCGCTGCGGGTCGTGAATTGA
- a CDS encoding LysE family translocator — protein MYLTEFLTVALIHLLAVASPGPDFAVVVRESVTHGRRAGTWTALGVGSAIFLHVGYSLLGIGLIVSQSIVLFNALKWLAAAYLLYIGYKALRAQPAKPAADDLHKETGVRTARGAFTSGFVTNGLNPKATLFFLSLFTVVINPHTPLAIQAGYGVYLAAATALWFCLVAMLFSQQRVRAGFARMGHWFDRTMGAVLIAIGVKLAFTEMH, from the coding sequence ATGTACCTCACCGAGTTCTTGACCGTTGCCCTCATCCACCTGCTGGCGGTGGCCAGCCCCGGCCCGGACTTTGCCGTGGTGGTGCGTGAGAGCGTGACCCATGGCCGCCGCGCCGGTACCTGGACCGCCCTGGGAGTGGGTTCGGCGATCTTCCTGCATGTGGGGTATTCGTTGCTGGGGATCGGCCTGATCGTTTCCCAGTCCATCGTGCTGTTCAACGCCTTGAAATGGCTGGCCGCCGCCTACCTGCTGTACATCGGCTACAAGGCCCTGCGTGCCCAGCCAGCCAAGCCGGCGGCGGATGACCTGCACAAGGAAACCGGCGTGCGCACGGCCCGTGGGGCCTTCACCTCAGGCTTCGTCACCAATGGCCTGAATCCCAAGGCGACGCTGTTTTTCCTCTCGCTGTTCACCGTGGTGATCAACCCTCATACACCACTGGCGATCCAGGCCGGCTATGGGGTCTACCTGGCGGCTGCCACGGCCCTGTGGTTCTGCCTGGTGGCCATGCTGTTCAGCCAGCAGCGGGTCCGTGCCGGTTTTGCCCGCATGGGCCACTGGTTCGACCGCACCATGGGCGCGGTGCTGATCGCCATCGGCGTCAAGCTGGCCTTCACCGAGATGCATTGA
- a CDS encoding AraC family transcriptional regulator has translation MLISHFQQGPVSAYSRDYADAAHQPLHCHDEAQFLYAACGTMRLVTAHGAWVIPPTRAVWIPPLVEHEIFMAGEVRMRTLFIAAERCPASLQQCCVLAVTPLLRELILRAVQGPQQAQNPLIQQLMLEEIASLENLPLHVPMPQDRRLQAICLALLRTPDHSYTLEDWAQQVGASSRTLARLFQQQVQMNFNAWRQQLRLMEALPRLLAGESVHSVADSLGYGSTRAFSAMFQRLLGDTPRHYVASLNQLSALNASR, from the coding sequence ATGTTAATCAGCCACTTCCAGCAGGGCCCGGTCAGCGCCTACTCCCGTGACTATGCCGACGCCGCGCACCAGCCATTGCACTGCCATGACGAGGCCCAGTTCCTCTACGCCGCTTGCGGCACCATGCGCCTGGTGACCGCCCATGGCGCCTGGGTCATCCCGCCGACCCGCGCGGTGTGGATTCCGCCCTTGGTGGAGCATGAGATTTTCATGGCCGGGGAGGTGCGCATGCGGACCCTGTTCATCGCCGCCGAGCGTTGTCCCGCCTCCTTGCAGCAATGCTGCGTGCTGGCGGTCACACCCTTGTTGCGAGAACTGATCCTGCGGGCGGTACAGGGCCCGCAGCAGGCGCAAAATCCGCTGATCCAGCAACTGATGCTCGAGGAAATCGCCAGCCTGGAGAACCTCCCGCTACACGTCCCGATGCCCCAGGACCGGCGCCTGCAAGCCATCTGCCTGGCCCTGCTGCGCACCCCCGACCATTCCTACACCCTGGAAGATTGGGCGCAGCAGGTGGGCGCCAGCTCACGGACCCTGGCGCGGCTGTTCCAGCAGCAGGTACAGATGAATTTCAATGCCTGGCGCCAACAGTTGCGCCTGATGGAAGCCCTGCCACGCCTGCTCGCCGGGGAAAGCGTGCACAGCGTGGCCGACTCACTGGGATATGGCAGTACCCGGGCCTTCAGCGCCATGTTCCAGCGCTTGCTCGGGGATACGCCACGGCACTACGTGGCGTCCCTGAACCAGCTCAGTGCCCTCAATGCATCTCGGTGA
- a CDS encoding MFS transporter has protein sequence MNQARNVIRYVNAAHVIDHMFMLIFPAAVLGMTQAFAMDYAALIGLSLGGFIAFGACSLPAGWLGDHWSRRRMMLLFFFGIGGASILTGLSDSPTMLVIGLTLMGVFAAIYHPVGTAMLVAYARNRGQEIGINGMWGNLGVAFSALLTGFLVAHFGWRSAFILPGVVAIVLGIGFALQVREEPIPARPHGAMKGQGGQQISMFLVFAVLALATATGGVVFNATTMTYPKLFQERLQDVFTSAQTLGVVVSLAYAFGAVAQLTMGRLLHRFSLKWPFIVMTLFQAPLLLGLAHADGWAVIALGAAFMFVVFGQVTVNDAMVANFVAPQWQARVFALRYCLSFGASATAIPLIALVEPRQGLGGLYLILAGVAALTFVAALAFPRTPAEAALGQQA, from the coding sequence ATGAACCAAGCCCGAAATGTCATCCGCTACGTCAATGCCGCCCATGTCATCGACCATATGTTCATGCTGATCTTCCCGGCGGCGGTACTGGGCATGACCCAGGCCTTCGCCATGGACTACGCCGCGCTGATCGGCTTGTCCCTGGGTGGTTTCATCGCCTTTGGCGCCTGTTCGCTGCCGGCTGGTTGGTTGGGGGACCACTGGAGCCGACGACGGATGATGCTGCTGTTTTTCTTTGGCATTGGAGGGGCCTCGATCCTCACCGGGCTGAGTGACAGCCCGACCATGCTGGTGATTGGCTTGACCCTGATGGGGGTATTCGCGGCCATTTATCATCCGGTGGGAACGGCGATGCTGGTGGCCTATGCCCGCAACCGCGGGCAGGAAATCGGCATCAATGGCATGTGGGGCAACCTGGGCGTGGCCTTCTCGGCCTTGCTCACCGGTTTCCTGGTGGCTCACTTCGGCTGGCGTTCGGCATTTATCCTGCCGGGTGTCGTGGCCATCGTGCTGGGCATTGGCTTTGCCTTGCAGGTGCGCGAGGAGCCTATCCCCGCGCGTCCTCATGGGGCGATGAAAGGGCAGGGTGGACAGCAGATCTCGATGTTCCTGGTATTCGCTGTCCTGGCCCTGGCCACCGCCACCGGCGGCGTGGTGTTCAACGCCACCACCATGACGTACCCGAAACTGTTCCAGGAGCGCCTGCAAGATGTCTTCACGTCTGCGCAGACCCTGGGCGTGGTGGTCAGCCTGGCCTATGCCTTCGGCGCGGTGGCGCAATTGACCATGGGCCGGTTGTTGCATCGCTTCAGCCTGAAATGGCCGTTCATTGTCATGACCCTGTTCCAGGCTCCGTTGCTGCTTGGGTTGGCTCACGCCGATGGCTGGGCGGTGATCGCGCTGGGGGCGGCGTTCATGTTCGTGGTGTTCGGCCAGGTCACGGTCAATGACGCCATGGTGGCCAACTTTGTTGCGCCACAGTGGCAGGCCAGGGTCTTCGCCCTGCGCTATTGCTTGTCGTTCGGCGCCAGTGCCACGGCGATTCCGTTGATCGCCCTGGTGGAGCCGCGCCAGGGGCTTGGCGGGTTGTACCTGATCCTGGCCGGTGTTGCCGCGCTGACGTTCGTCGCGGCCCTGGCCTTTCCCCGGACGCCGGCGGAGGCCGCCTTGGGTCAACAGGCCTGA